From a region of the Helianthus annuus cultivar XRQ/B chromosome 5, HanXRQr2.0-SUNRISE, whole genome shotgun sequence genome:
- the LOC110940600 gene encoding protein SMG9, whose product MAGSGGAPKILLAKPALVSGAKYNRGGDESSRSRLPSVAFLNLLSDSWDFHTDRFLPFLTDNTDFTVVGVIGPPGVGKSTIMNQMYGFDATSPGGMLPPFATESVETQSLAKHSTLGIEPRITSERIILVDTQPVFSPSVFADIIRSDGSSTISVLAAESLPAELAHELMSIQLGVLLTSICHIVLVVSEGVHDTSMWRLMATVDLLKHSLPDPSSLSLSHPQSSNLGSDKEIKDKIQEVGEEYMASPVFVHTKLHEHNSAPSYHEQVKKALNQYFSSTSFNKHKSDGGPLELFFIPQKSNSGTQYESYYSSMWKLRDQVLSMSGPSFSRTVSERDWLKNSGKIWELVKNSSTISDYCRTLQNSGLFRR is encoded by the exons ATGGCGGGCAGCGGTGGTGCTCCTAAAATCCTATTAGCGAAGCCGGCCCTCGTGAGCGGAGCCAAGTACAACCGCGGCGGCGATGAGTCCTCCCGTTCTCGGCTTCCTTCCGTTGCCTTTCTCAATCTCTTATCCGACTCCTGGGATTTTCACACCGATCGCTTCCTTCCT TTCTTGACCGATAATACTGATTTTACTGTTGTCGGAGTCATTGGTCCGCCCGGGGTTGGCAAGTCTACTATTATGAACCAGATGTATGGCTTTGATGCAACCTCCCCTG GAGGGATGTTGCCTCCATTTGCAACAGAATCAGTAGAAACCCAATCACTGGCAAAGCATTCTACACTTGGCATTGAACCCAGGATTACTTCTGAAAGGATCATACTTGTTGATACTCAGCCTGTTTTCAGTCCTTCCGTTTTCGCAGATATCATTCGATCTGACGGTTCGTCCACAATATCAGTTTTGGCTGCTGAATCTTTACCTGCTGAGTTGGCACATGAACTCATGAGTATTCAG CTTGGTGTTCTCTTGACCTCCATTTGTCACATTGTATTGGTGGTATCGGAAGGAGTTCATGATACCAGCATGTGGCGTCTAATGGCAACC GTGGATTTATTAAAACATAGCCTGCCTGACCCGTCCTCCTTGTCCCTTTCACATCCACAAAGCTCTAATTTAGGATCTGATAAAGAGATTAAAGATAAAATACAAGAGGTTGGAGAAGAATACATGGCTTCCCCGGTTTTTGTTCACACAAA GCTTCATGAACACAATAGTGCTCCCAGTTATCACGAGCAAGTAAAAAAGGCACTTAATCAGTATTTTTCCTCCACTTCATTCAACAAACATAAATCCGATGGTGGACCATTAGAGTTATTTTTTATCCCACAGAAATCTAATTCCGGAACACAATATGAGAGTTACTATTCTTCCATGTGGAAACTGCGGGATCAG GTTTTATCAATGAGTGGTCCATCTTTTTCAAGAACTGTATCAGAGAGAGACTGGCTTAAAAATTCAGGCAAAATATGGGAACTCGTTAAGAATTCATCAACTATTTCTGATTACTGCAGGACACTTCAAAATTCAGGCTTATTCAGAAGATAG
- the LOC110940601 gene encoding uncharacterized protein LOC110940601 has product MAVFNVVQKRRRAAIAERKRAVHGDPATGKLKHKPQNTTLSGKRKRKLMKKWRRDQKEAMEKGLITMEDIEMAVADGSGTSSQQTTTKIHLKKSLKIRTKRSNKKDKKGKKKGTSSASSDVMME; this is encoded by the exons ATGGCGGTTTTCAACGTGGTACAGAAGAGGCGGAGAGCCGCCATCGCAGAGCGTAAAAGAGCGGTGCACGGTGATCCTGCTACCGGAAAGCTCAAGCACAAGCCCCAAAACACCACTCTTTCCGGCAAGCGTAAGCGCAAGCTCATGAAGAAATGGCGCCGG GACCAGAAGGAGGCTATGGAAAAGGGGCTTATTACCATGGAAGATATTGAGATGGCTGTTGCAGACG GATCAGGGACATCATCTCAACAAACCACTACAAAAATCCACCTGAAAAAGAGTTTGAAGATTAGAACAAAGCGATCAAACAAGAAAGACAAAAAAG GTAAAAAGAAAGGAACATCCTCTGCCTCATCAGATGTGATGATGGAGTGA